The Chaetodon trifascialis isolate fChaTrf1 chromosome 17, fChaTrf1.hap1, whole genome shotgun sequence genome has a segment encoding these proteins:
- the LOC139346235 gene encoding biotinidase-like → MGLFVAIVTFSLTLAVAQTRSDVTPSYVAAVYEHNLVLNPDPRVPVSRAAALQHMQKNLDIYEEQAAQAAQKGAQIVVFPENGLQGFNFSRSSISGYLETIPDPQQESWNPCTEPDKHNNTEVLQRLSCMARRHNLYLVANMADLQPCPMTTDPSSSCPSDGHWQFNTNVAFRSDGLLVARYHKYNLFFEEAFDTPQPEIITFDTPFAGRFGLMICFDILFHEPTITLVEKGVRQLIFPTAWMNTLPLLDSVQFQHAFSLGANVTLLAANLRKDLMNMSGSGIYTPFSATYHHAQKGDPEEGRLLVATLPVLDPLWVGQSVATVTHESTSSAENSGYCKQKSCFDPPPPETASSIPPSTTTFISTMVFDPFTFVLLNETEGEVKVCNGTFCCYLQYRMLPQAGSKELYALGAFAGMHTVEGRYALQVCALVRCAGSDTTSCGQEVEEAESKMDFLLEGKFETKYVYPSVLLSKMVLEQPEHVETAEDGTVTMKHSNMTGGLVTACLYGRMYHLDNEETALK, encoded by the exons ATGGGTTTGTTTGTCGCCATCGTCACTTTTTCTCTAACTTTGGCCGTTGCTCAAACAAGGTCTGATGTGACCCCTTCGTATGTTGCTGCTGTGTATGAGCACAACTTAGTCCTGAACCCAGATCCTCGAGTCCCCGTGTCTCGCGCCGCTGCTCTgcaacacatgcagaaaaactTGGATATCTACGAGGAACAGGCTGCCCAGGCCGCTCAGAAG GGTGCCCAGATTGTGGTGTTTCCAGAAAATGGTCTTCAGGGTTTCAACTTCAGCCGTTCGTCCATCTCCGGCTACCTAGAGACCATTCCTGACCCCCAGCAGGAGAGCTGGAACCCCTGCACAGAGCcggacaaacacaacaacactgag GTTCTCCAGCGGTTGAGCTGCATGGCCCGTCGTCACAACCTCTACCTGGTGGCCAACATGGCTGACCTGCAGCCCTGTCCCATGACGACcgacccctcctcctcttgtccctCTGATGGACACTGGCAGTTCAACACCAACGTGGCTTTCAG GTCAGATGGCCTGCTGGTGGCACGCTACCATAAGTACAACCTCTTCTTTGAGGAAGCCTTTGACACACCACAGCCTGAGATCATTACGTTTGACACACCCTTTGCTGGGAGGTTTGGTCTCATGATCTGCTTTGACATCCTGTTCCATGAGCCCACAATTACCCTGGTGGAGAAG GGTGTGCGGCAGCTGATCTTTCCCACAGCATGGATGAACACGCTCCCTCTACTGGACTCAGTCCAGTTTCAGCATGCGTTCAGCTTGGGAGCCAATGTCACCCTGTTAGCAGCCAACCTTCGCAAAGACCTAATGAACATGAGTGGAAGTGGTATCTACACCCCTTTTTCTGCCACATACCACCATGCCCAGAAAGGAGACCCAGAGGAGGGCAGACTGCTGGTGGCCACGTTGCCAGTTTTAGATCCACTGTGGGTGGGGCAGAGTGTGGCCACAGTTACCCATGAGTCCACATCATCAGCTGAAAACTCTGGATACTGTAAGCAGAAGAGCTGTtttgatcctcctcctcctgaaactGCTTCTTCGatccctccctccaccaccaccttcaTTTCAACAATGGTGTTCGACCCATTTACATTTGTCCTCTTAAATGAGACAGAGGGCGAAGTGAAGGTGTGCAATGGCACCTTTTGCTGTTACTTGCAGTATCGTATGTTACCACAAGCAGGCAGTAAAGAGCTCTACGCATTGGGAGCATTTGCTGGAATGCACACTGTGGAAGGACGCTATGCCCTGCAG GTGTGTGCACTTGTCCGCTGTGCAGGGTCGGACACCACTTCctgtggacaggaagtggaagaggCTGAATCTAAGATGGACTTCCTGTTGGAGGGGAAGTTTGAGACCAAATATGTGTACCCATCAGTTTTGTTGAGTAAGATGGTCCTGGAGCAGCCTGAGCATGTGGAGACGGCTGAAGACGGCACAGTGACCATGAAACATTCAAACATGACTGGTGGGCTGGTCACTGCCTGTCTGTATGGACGAATGTATCACCTGGACAACGAAGAAACTGCTTTGAAATAG
- the LOC139346145 gene encoding biotinidase-like translates to MSLFVVVFITFVLTSVVQAESAVDASYIAAVYEHNLILNSQPHVPLSRPAALQHMQKNLDIYEEQAARAAQQGAQIVVFPEDGLQGFNFSRSSISGYLETIPDPQQESWNPCTEPGKHNNTEVLQRLSCMARRHNLYLVANMADLQPCPLSTDPSSSCPSDGHWQFNTNVAFRSDGLLVARYHKYNLYFEKAFDTPPQPEIITFDTPFAGRQSDTEKETRTQ, encoded by the exons ATGTCGTTGTTCGTTGTCGTTTTTATCACGTTTGTTTTAACGTCGGTCGTTCAGGCAGAGTCCGCTGTGGATGCCTCGTATATTGCTGCTGTGTACGAGCACAACTTAATTCTGAACTCGCAGCCTCATGTCCCCCTGTCCCGACCCGCTGCCCTgcaacacatgcagaaaaaccTGGACATCTACGAGGAGCAGGCTGCCcgggctgctcagcag GGTGCCCAGATCGTGGTGTTTCCAGAAGATGGTCTTCAGGGTTTCAACTTCAGCCGTTCGTCCATCTCCGGCTACCTAGAGACAATTCCTGACCCCCAGCAGGAGAGCTGGAACCCCTGCACAGAGCCGggcaaacacaacaacactgag GTTCTCCAGCGGTTGAGCTGCATGGCCCGTCGTCACAACCTCTACCTGGTGGCCAACATGGCTGACCTGCAGCCCTGTCCCCTGTCGACcgacccctcctcctcttgtccctCTGATGGACACTGGCAGTTCAACACCAACGTGGCTTTCAG GTCAGACGGCCTGCTGGTGGCACGCTACCATAAGTACAACCTCTACTTTGAAAAGGCCTTTGACACACCACCACAACCTGAGATCATTACATTTGACACACCCTTTGCTGGGAGGCAATCAGATACAGAAAAGGAAACCAGGACTCAATGA
- the LOC139346234 gene encoding biotinidase-like, with translation MSLFVVVFITFVLTSVVQAESAVDASYIAAVYEHNLILNSQPHVPLSRPAALQHMQKNLDIYEEQAARAAQQGAQIVVFPEDGLQGFNFSRSSISGYLETIPDPQQESWNPCTEPGKHNNTEVLQRLSCMARRHNLYLVANMADLQPCPLSTDPSSSCPSDGHWQFNTNVAFRSDGLLVARYHKYNLYFEKAFDTPPQPEIITFDTPFAGRFGLMICFDILFHEPTITLVEKGVRQLIFPTAWMNQLPLLDMIQFQRAFSLGANVTLLAANIRNDQMIMSGSGIYTPFSATYHHAKKGDPEEGRLLVARVPVLDPLWVGQSVATEEGIVMDKSTSNTATDSGYCHQESCFDPPPPETASSVPSSTTTFISSMMYDPFTFVLLNETEGEVKVCDGTFCCYLQYHMLPQVSSKELYALGAFAGTHTVNGHYALQVCALVRCAGLDTTSCGQEVEEAESKIDFLLEGKFETKYVYPSVLASKLVLEQPEHVETAEDGTVTMKHSNMTGGLVTACLYGRMYHLDNEETALK, from the exons ATGTCGTTGTTCGTTGTCGTTTTTATCACGTTTGTTTTAACGTCGGTCGTTCAGGCAGAGTCCGCTGTGGATGCCTCGTATATTGCTGCTGTGTACGAGCACAACTTAATTCTGAACTCGCAGCCTCATGTCCCCCTGTCCCGACCCGCTGCCCTgcaacacatgcagaaaaaccTGGACATCTACGAGGAGCAGGCTGCCcgggctgctcagcag GGTGCCCAGATCGTGGTGTTTCCAGAAGATGGTCTTCAGGGTTTCAACTTCAGCCGTTCGTCCATCTCCGGCTACCTAGAGACAATTCCTGACCCCCAGCAGGAGAGCTGGAACCCCTGCACAGAGCCGggcaaacacaacaacactgag GTTCTCCAGCGGTTGAGCTGCATGGCCCGTCGTCACAACCTCTACCTGGTGGCCAACATGGCTGACCTGCAGCCCTGTCCCCTGTCGACcgacccctcctcctcttgtccctCTGATGGACACTGGCAGTTCAACACCAACGTGGCTTTCAG GTCAGACGGCCTGCTGGTGGCACGCTACCATAAGTACAACCTCTACTTTGAAAAGGCCTTTGACACACCACCACAACCTGAGATCATTACATTTGACACACCCTTTGCTGGGAGGTTTGGTCTCATGATCTGCTTTGACATCCTGTTCCATGAGCCCACAATTACTCTTGTGGAGAAG GGTGTGCGTCAGCTGATCTTTCCCACAGCATGGATGAACCAGCTCCCTCTACTGGACATGATCCAGTTTCAGCGTGCATTCAGCTTGGGAGCCAATGTCACCCTGTTAGCAGCAAACATTCGTAATGACCAAATGATCATGAGTGGAAGTGGTATCTACACCCCTTTTTCTGCCACATACCACCATGCCAAGAAAGGAGACCCAGAGGAGGGCAGACTGCTGGTGGCCAGGGTGCCAGTTTTAGATCCACTGTGGGTGGGGCAGAGTGTGGCCACTGAGGAGGGGATAGTTATGGATAAGTCCACATCAAATACAGCTACAGACTCTGGATACTGTCACCAAGAAAGCTGTtttgatcctcctcctcctgaaactGCCTCTTCAGTCccttcctccaccaccaccttcaTCTCATCCATGATGTACGACCCATTTACATTTGTCCTCTTAAATGAGACAGAGGGCGAAGTGAAGGTGTGCGATGGCACTTTTTGCTGTTACTTGCAGTACCATATGTTACCACAAGTGAGCAGCAAAGAGCTCTACGCATTGGGAGCATTTgctggaacacacacagtgaacggACACTACGCCCTGCAG GTATGTGCACTCGTCCGCTGTGCAGGGTTGGACACCACTTCctgtggacaggaagtggaagaggCTGAATCTAAGATAGACTTCCTGTTGGAGGGGAAGTTTGAGACCAAATATGTGTACCCATCAGTTTTGGCCAGTAAGCTGGTCCTGGAGCAGCCTGAGCATGTGGAAACGGCTGAAGACGGCACAGTGACCATGAAACATTCAAACATGACTGGTGGGCTGGTCACTGCCTGTCTGTATGGACGAATGTATCACCTGGACAACGAAGAAACTGCTTTGAAATAG